The genomic stretch atatccgttccaacaccaagaccgcctacttccatctccgtaacatctcccgtctccgcccctgcaccagctcatctgctgctgaaaccctcatagaGGGTCACCTATagaatcgactattccaatgctctcctggccggcctcccaccttgcaccctccttaaatttgagctcatccgaaactctgctgcccgtatcctaactcgtaccaagtcccgttctcccatcacccctgtgctcgctgacctatattggctcccagtccggcaacgcctcgattttaaaactctcatccttgttttcaaatccctccacggcctcgcccctccctatctctgtaacctcctccagccctacaaccctccgagatctctgcgctcctccaattctggccacttaagcatccccaattttcatcaccccaccattggtggctatgccttcagctgcctagaccctaacctctggaattccctccctaaacctctccgcctctctacctctctctctccgcctttaagacccttcttaaaacctatctctttgaccaagcttttggtcacctgtcctaatatctccctatgtggctcaatgtcaaattttgtttgataatcgctcctgtgatgcgccttgggacgttttgctatgctaaagatgctatataaatgcaagttgttgttgttgttgtttatataGTGGGTGATAGTCCCTCAGGAAGTAGTTTCAATATCTGCTTCCAGGGCGAAACACCCCCTGACGACAAAGGTGACTGGTTGCTGCCGGCGCTGGTGTTTTGTTTTAGCCGCCGAGGTCAGGGACAGTCCATGGTCGGCAGGGgtggtgggggcggtgggggtcgCAGCATCCGCCTCGCGGTGCAAACCAGGCCGATTTCGGCACCATGGCAACCAGGTGGCATAAGGCTACACAGCCGGAGTCTGAGGAGGCCCTGGGGCGGCCCTGGGTTAACATCTCAGCGCCGAGCAGAATAAAAGAAGGCTGCTCTTTCCGTAATACGCAGTTTTACCTCTCGGCaatcgcgcctctctctctccaaaagaGATTGTTCACAATCGGCCGTTCCAATCTCCCTAGTAACCCCGGCAAACAAGAAAGAGGGCCGCGAGCCTGTGAGTCGGCATGAGCCGATATCAAGCCTTTAGCTATCAGGCTAATCGGCACTCTTATCAGGCACGCGCCTCTGTCTAATCTCCACCAGCACACCAGCCAGTGTACCGTCTCGAGTCAAACAGAATCACTGTGCAGGTTAGACAGCTTCCTCGATCACAGCTGAGCGGTGGTGACAGATACAGTCAACACGATCAGTGTGGAAAATTATAATGGTGGAGACGGTGAAATCACACCCCGTAACTATTCCAGTTTTGTGGAACAACGCTCAAGAATGGTGCGAACTAATCCAGGGATTTGTAACGCGATGTCTGGAGGGATTTTTCTTTCCGCAGTTTCCCCCAacaccccgccccacccccccatacTCTTCTGTCAAACTGATTTCACTTTGAACTGACTGTGAAGGCACAGCACAcactccaatggtggagcgattaaaatcggggaggccagaatcggaggagggcagagatctcggagggttgtagggctggaggaggttacagagatagggagggggcaaggccatggagggatttgaaatacaaggatgggaattttaaaatcgaggcattgccggaccgggagccaatgtaggtcagcgagcacaggggtgatgggagaatgggactatctAGTGGCCCCCTGACACAACCACGTCCCCGCTCCTCCCTACTCCTGAAAACCACATATGGATTTCAAGTGAGGACGGGATTGGGCTTGACAGTAAAGCTGTTGGCATTATCTGAGCAGGCACGCCCGAATGACCACTTGGACAAGGGACTGGAGCACCCCTTGGCCTGTGAGGGCACTCTGGCCAGGCGTCAGCTCTTCCCCATTAAAGATCGAACCCAGGACCACAGCGCTGGGTTTAACATCACTGGGGCCGTGGGGAGGCTGTATGAGGATGGGAAACGACCCGCGATCTGATTTCACACTCTCTAGGACTTTGAGcagagttctttgtttcttttttttcgtTAAcggtcttgttttttttttcttccgtttCAGTGATAAAGTTCATGGAGGTGTGGAACAAGAGCTACTGCAGGCCAATAGAAACACTAATAGACATCTTACAGGAGCACCCGGACGAAGTGGAGTACATCTTTAAGCCTTCCTGCGTGCCGCTAATGAGGTGTGGCGGCTGCTGCAACGATGAAAGCTTAGAGTGCGTTCCCACGGAAGTGCATAACGTGACGATGGAGGTAAAATCAGGCTTCAGTACTTGGAGGGAAAGCGGGCACGATCACCCCAATGCGATTTGGCTCAGTGACACCACTCTCGCCTCCCGGTCGTGAAGGTTGCGTGCTTAAGCCGCCCACTCCAGGACTTTTGTTGTATTCGTTCtcggaatgtgggtgtcgctggcaaggccagccatTCGTTGCCcattaccccagagggctatggatgctcagtcgttgagtatgttcaaggctgagatcgatagatttttggcctctaaaggaatcaagggattatggggttcaggcaggaaagtggagttgagatagaagatcagccatgatcttattgaatggccgagcaggcttgagggaccatatgacctactcctgctcctatttcttatgttcttatgctcctacgttccctaattacccttgagaagatggtggtgagccgccttcttgaactgctgcactccatgtggtgaaggttctcccacagtgctgttaggaagggagttccaggattttgacccagtgacgatgatagAACGGCCGACATaggtccaagtcagaatggtgtgtgacttggaggggaacctggaggtgatggtgttcccaggcacctgctgcccttgtccttctaggttgtgggtttgggaggtgctgcagtgcgtcctgtagatagtacaaactgcagccacggtgtaccagcgatggagggagtggatgtttaaggcagTGGAGCACATcatccatgctgactctttcaGGGCAGTACggggggagtgctgcgctgtcggagaagCTGTCCTCTGAAGGTGAAGTTGAACTAAGGTGCATTGGTGCGTGGTTTaatggtggggggtgaggggagcggGGGTGGTGTTATCCTGGAAGGATGGGCCagctggcctcctcctgtgcgagAGTTTCTATCCAAGGTTGCTCCGTGGTTTGATATCTGGTAGCCAACCTCCCGTGGCGTTGCTCCTCGCGGCCAATCTGGGGCCTGGAGCACATCTGCGACGTTGAGCTGCTGACCTAGCATGTCGCTTTAAGATCGCTCCCAGTGGGGAAGTGATTGAAATAGGCCTCAAGGTCAATTGCAGGTCAATTGCTGTCAGCGAGGGAAGTTTGCCCATCGCCAGGTGGCTTAGAACTTTCTGGCTCCAGGTCAATCAGCAAACGACCTCGTCGACACCAATTAACATCAGCACAAAATGGTTGCCCCTCTATTTAAACTTTTAGATTTCGAAGTGTGACAGaagctctctttccctctctctctatatatataaatacatagaTATATAgatctcaggacttcccaaaatgcttgacagccaatgaggtacttttgaagtgctgtattATAGAAATCAGACTATAAAAGTTAATCCTCTCATCTGCTGGGTGATAATAGAGTGCCACAATTGACCTTGCCTGCTCTAGGctaagggagggggagatcagccAAGATTCCTGCTTCCGTTCACTGAAGAGAATCATAGAAcccttacagcgcagaaggaggccattcggcccatcgttcctgtgccggctctttgaaagagtatccaattagtcccactccccctgctctttccccattcccctgcaaattttgccccttcaagtatttatccaattcccttttgaaagttacgattgaatctgcttccaccgccctttcaggcagtgaattccagatcataacaactcgctgcgtaaaaaaaattctcctcatctcccctctggttcttttgtcaattaccttaaatctgtgtcctctggttaccgaccctcctgccactggaaacagtttctccttatttactctatcaaaacccttcatgattttgaacacctctattaaatctccccttaaccttctctgttctaatcccagtttctccagtctctccacataactgaagtccctcagccctggtaccattctagtaaatctcctctgcaccctctccaaggccttgacatccttcccaagatgtagtgcccagaattggacacaatactccagctggggcctaatcagCGACACTCAGCGCTACCTGGGCACGTATAGTGACACCCTGCTAGAATGTTTTTTGTTCTTCAGATGTGGGTAGCGCCagtaaggctggcatttatcgcccatccctagttgccctgagaaggtggtggttgaccttctccttgaacccgtacagtccttgtggtgatggtgcttccacggtgtttttggggagggaattccaggattgtgacccagcgacaactcgatgggccgaatagccttttCCTGTTCTTATTAATCACTGTCGGGTGAAAGAGGACCGGGAGGAAGTGACACTATTTATTTTAATGGGGAAGGGAGTCTCATCCGGGATTAACTCATTAACCTGTTACTAATGTGTACTTGTTATTTCTTCTCTTTAGATAATGAAAATCAAGCCCCACCACGGGGAGCATTTAACACTGATGCACTTTGTACAGCACAGTAAATGTATCTGCAGGTGAgagaatcttttatgttcacctcatTCAACTGCACAGGGAAAGGGAACAATGCCACcctttgggtgagacgttaaaccgaggtcctgactGCCCGCTCGGGTGGGcacaaaaagatcccatggcactattcacagagccccTGCAACCAAAcgctggtcattcacctcattgtcGTGTGTTTTGGGATGTGGCTGGAgtaaaatggctgccgtgttcgCCACTCTAATGACAGTTGTTCCAGTCTGCCCTTCCAACTCGTTTCTTGCTCCCATCAAGTATTGGACGAGTCAAATGAGGGAGGAGAGCTTTGTCTGTACTGCCTTCATACCAGCAGCAGGAGAGTGCTCCTCACTGCCTCAGtgagacatttccatttcccactctGTCCGAGAAAGAGTTCCAATTTAGTGTCAGTTTAGTAGGAATTGAGGCAGCTTTAATCCCATTTCAAAGCCAGCAGAGAAAGGAGACTTTCaatccggtcccagaggggaaaggacagtgtgtgacccactatatcgcccggtcccagaggggaaaggacagtgtgtgacccactgtaccacccggtcccagaggggaaaggacagtgtgtgacccactgtatcacccggtcccagaggggaaaggacactgtgtgacccactgtatcacccggtcccagaggggaaaggacagtgtgtgacccactgtatcacccggtcccaggggggaaagga from Heptranchias perlo isolate sHepPer1 chromosome 5, sHepPer1.hap1, whole genome shotgun sequence encodes the following:
- the vegfab gene encoding vascular endothelial growth factor Ab isoform X3 produces the protein MNSLLSLLNCFLAALLYFHSAKTAHIPSEGPRRNEVIKFMEVWNKSYCRPIETLIDILQEHPDEVEYIFKPSCVPLMRCGGCCNDESLECVPTEVHNVTMEIMKIKPHHGEHLTLMHFVQHSKCICRPKKESKETQKSKPKKGKGKGQKRRKKKNRVKQCRPCEKPRR